A window of Desulfotignum phosphitoxidans DSM 13687 genomic DNA:
ATTGTGGTGCGTAAAGGTACCACGGGTATTCAGCGGCTGAACGATCTCAAAGGCCGGCAGGTGGCCGTCATGAAAGGCGACAATGCCGAAGAATTTCTGCGCCGGGAAGACCGGGGCATCGACATCATCACCCGCCCCTCCTTTGACATCGCTTTGCAGGAACTGGCTGCCGGACAGTATGACGCCGTGTTTATCCAGCGCCTGGTAGCTATTCGCCTGATTCAGGAAAGCAGCATTTCCGGCCTGGAGATCTCCCGGCATCCTGTTGAGGAATTTCGCCAGGATTTCTGTTTTGCCGTCCAGGAAGGGGATAAAGATATGCTGGCCCTGCTCAACGAAGGCCTGGCGCTGGTCATGGCGGACGGCACGTTCCGCCGGCTGCATGCCAAATGGTTCGCCGCGCTTCAGCTGCCCGTGGACCGGCCGGTGATCATCGGCGGGGATCACAACTATCCACCCTTTGAATTTATAAATGATGACGGGGTACCGGACGGATACATGGTGGAACTGACCCGGGCCATTGCCCGGGAAATGAACATGGATATCCAGATCCGGCTTAAACCCTGGGCCGATACGGTCCTGGCTTTGGAAACCGGTGAAATCGATGCGATTCAGGGGATGTTTTACTCTGTGGAACGGGACCAAACCCTGGATTTTTCCCCCTCTCATATGATGTCACATTATGTGGGGGTTGTGGCCGATAATCAGGCAGCCCCGCCGGAAACCCCGGCGGAACTGGCCGACCTCAGCCTGGTTGTCCAGCAGGGTGACGTTATCCTGGAATTTCTGGCAAACCATGATTTGATGTCCCGGGTGACGATGCTGGAAAATCTGGATGACGTTTTGCAGGCCGTGTCTGAAAAACGATTTGATTGTGCGCTGGTGCCCCGGATCGGTGCGCTGCACATGATCGAAAAAAAAGGATGGACCCATCTGAGATTGAGCCGTCAGTATTTTTTTGTCGGTGAATACAGTTATGCCGTCAAAGACGGCAACCAGGCACTGCTGGCGCAGTTGAATGAAGGATTGAATATCCTGAACCAGACCGGGGAATATCGGCGCATTCATGACAAATGGCTGGGGATGTTTGAAAAAGAACCATTGCCGCTGGAACGCATCATTCATTATTTAGCCATGGTGACCATTCCGCTGATGCTGATCCTGCTGGGGATGTTTCTCTGGTCCCGGGCCCTGCGAAGAGAAGTGGCCCGCAAGACCCGGGAGCTCCAGGACAGTGCGGACCGGTTCAAATATGTATTTGACTCCGCCAATGTCGGGAAATCCTTTACTTATCTCGATGGCCGGATCAATGCCAATCAGACGTTTGCCGATTTTCTGGGGTATACCCGGGAAGAACTGCAGAGCAAGACATGGCAGGAACTGACACCGGCAGAAGATATTGAAAGGATCCAGAACATACTCGATGGAGTGATTTCAGGCAAAAATCAGGCAGTCCGGTTTGAAAAACAATATATCCATAAAACCGGTGCGCTGGTATGGGCGGATGTCAGCGCCGTGATACGGTTTGACAGCCAGGGCCGGCCATTGTATTTTGTCGCCACTATTGTGGATATCACCCAAAGGAAAAAGGCCCAGCAGCACATTCAGCATCTCAACCAGGTGTTGCGCGCCATCCGGGATATCAACCAGTTGATTGTCAGAGAACGGGACCGTGATATCCTGATCCGGGAAGGGTGCCGGCTGCTGGTGGCCCATCGCGGGTACCCGTCCGCCATGATCGTGTTGACCGATGAAAACAATATCCCGGTTTCCTGGGCCATGGACGGGAAGATGGAGGATTCAAAAGAACTGAATGAATTGCTGACACAAGGGCAGTTACCCCAGTGCTGCATAGAGGCCGAAGCGTCCCGGGAAATCGTTGTGAACCATAACCCGAAAACCGGGTGTCACGACTGTCCCGTATCACAGAGCTGTGCCGGACCGTTGACGGTATGTGTGCCGCTGTCCCATATGAACGAAATTTTTGGATATCTTAATGTGTCTTCGGAAACCGTCATCGTTCAAGGGGATGAGGAATATCTGCTTCTCAACGAGATGGGCCAGGATTTTGCCTATGCCTTGAGTACATTGAAAATCGAATCGGAACGCAAAAAAGGGCAGAAGGCCCTGGCAGAAAGTGAACAGCGGTTTAAAACCTTTGCAGAACTGGCACCCGTGGGAATCCTGATTTCAGATGACCAGGAAAACGTCCTGTACATCAGCCCGAAATTCACTGAAATATTCGGTTATACTCTGGCGGACGTTCCGTCTGCCCGCCAGTGGTGGTCCCTGGCGTATCCTGATCCGGAATTGAGGAAAACCGTGCAGCAGCGCTGGCAGACCGCCATGGAAACCGCCGTGCGGACGGGTGAAGAAATCGATCCCATGGAATATCCGGTCACCTGTAAGGACAACACGGTCCGGGAGATCAAATTTCTGGCCGCCACCACGGGTACGCTCACGATTGTGGTGTTCACCGATATCAGTGAAGAGAAAAAGCAGGAAAATGCCCGGGAAAACCTCCAGGCCCAGCTGAACCAGGCCCAGAAAATGGAATCCGTGGGCCGGCTGGCCGGTGGGGTGGCCCATGATTTCAACAACATGCTCAATGTGATTATCGGATATGCAGAGCTGGGACAGATGAAAGCCACGCCGGATGATCCTCTGCATGCCGATCTTGAGGAAATCCTGGATGCGGCCCGGCGGTCTTCGGATATTATCCGTCAGCTTCTGGCCTTTGCCCGGAAACAGACCATCCAGCCCAAAGTGATGGATATCAATGAATTGATCGAAGGAACGCTCAAGATGCTGCGGCGGCTTATCGGCGAGGATATCACGTTGTTCTGGCAGCCGGGTGCCAATTTGAGATCCATTTATATGGATGCCACTCAGATGGATCAGATCCTGGCCAATCTGCTGGTGAATGCCAAGGATGCCATTGATGGTGTCGGCACCGTCACCATTGAAACCCGAAAGGTCACACTGGATCGGCAATATTGCGAGGTTCATGCCGGGTTCACACCCGGAGATTTCGTATTACTGGCCGTGAGCGATGACGGGTGCGGCATGGACCGGCATACCCGGGAAAAATTGTTTGAGCCGTTTTTTTCCACCAAGAAAAAGGGAAAAGGCACGGGTTTAGGGCTGGCGACTGTTTACGGCATTGTCAAACAGAACAACGGCTTCATCAATGTATACAGTGAGCCGGGCACGGGCACCATTTTCAAGATTTATCTTCCCTGTCATGATGAACAGATTGAAAAGCGCCTGCCGGATAAAGAAATGCCGCTGCCGGCTGCCCAGGGCGAAACCCTGCTGATTGTGGAAGATGAAAAAGCCATTCTGACGCTGGCCCAAAAAGTGCTGGAAAATCAGGGCTATCAGGTGATAGCCGTCTCAGATCCTTTAGATGCCCTGGCCCGGATCCAGGATCATGACACAGACATTCACCTGCTGCTCACGGATGTGGTCATGCCGAACATGAACGGCCGGGATCTGTCAAAACAGGTTCAGGCCATATATCCGGACGTCAAAATTCTGTTCATGTCCGGATATACAGCCAATACCATCGCCCATCACGGGATTCTGGACACGGGTGTGAATTTTCTTCAGAAACCGTTTTCCAGCCGGGATCTGGCGATCAAGATCCGGACCATTCTGGATGGAAACGGCAGTTAACGGGTCGGTTTTCTTTCCAGGGTTTCCCGGGTCAGGCCGTACAGCAGGGCAATGCCGGTCAGGCAGGCGGCACACACCCCGAACGCCAGGTGAAAGGCCGGCAGGGTCAAGGATGCCCCGGGAAAAAACCGGGTCATTACATGGCCCAGGCCCTGGAGAAACACGGCCACACCGGCCATGGTGAAAAAATTGATGCCGGTCATGGCCAGACCGGCATTGGCCCGGGGCACCTGTTCCTTGATGTGCGCGTACATGACCTGACCGGACCCGGATGCCAGACCGAATGAAAAAAACACCAGATATGTGATCCACACGCCGGAATCCGGCGTCAGGCGGTTCATGCCCAGCAGCAGTCCCACCATGCAGACCATACCGGGAATGATGATTGTTTTCCGGGCCCCCACCACGGAATCGGACAGCCACCCGCACAAAGGACATCCCACAATCAGGCCGATGCTCATGAGAAACAGGATATTGCCGGCCGTGACTGCGGGCAGTTTCAGCACATGGATGAGGAACGGACCGGCCCACAACGCCTGGACGGCCGCGTAAATGCCGTACCGGCAGAACGTGGCCAAAGAGATGATCCAGTAGTCTTTTCGGTGAAACAGGTCCCATGCCCGGGTGAGAGTCTGGGATACACTGGGTCGGATATCCCCTTCATCGGCCGTATCCATCGTGCCGCTCCCGTTTCGCTCCCGGATCACCGCCAGAAATACCAGGGTCAGAAACAGGGTGAATCCGGCAATGATCAAAAAACTGTGCCGCCACCCCACCAGACCCACCAGAAGTACCAAAGGTGTGGCTGCCGCAATGTTTCCCATGGTTCCTAAAGATACCACCATTGCAGACAGCGTGGCAAACTGCCGGGGTTTGAACCACAAAGTCAGCAGTTTCAACGATCCCATGAAATTGCAGGCCATGCCGATGCCTAAAAGCACCCGCCCGAAGGTCAGCCAGGCCGGACTGTTGCCCAGGGCAAAGATCACGGCCCCTGACACCGACACCAGGGTCAGCCCGACCATGGCGGTCTTGGGGCCCACGGTGTCCAGAAAAATGCCCACGGGTATCTGCATGAGCGCAAACGCATAGAAAAACGCGGCCGATATCCGGCTTAAATCCAGGGCGTTCAATCCCATCTCCTGCATGAGATTGGGAGAGATCACCGCCACTGAGGACCGGTAGAACTGGGACATGGCAAACATCACCGCCGTCAGAAGCACACCGATGAAAAGACAGACACGAGACTGGGTCATACAATGGTTTCCTTTTGGATCCTTCATTAAAATTCACCGTTTGATGGATATCACGAATGACCCGGTGGTTTCAATATTAGATTCCTGTATTGAGTCATCAACAGGCATGTGATATGAGGACAGCACAATATATCCATAACACCAACGTTGGAAGGAATCCATTTTTCATGAAACAGATCGATTTGAGAAGCGACACCGTGACCCGGCCCACCCAGCAGATGCTGGAAGCCATGATTACCGCCCAGGTGGGAGATGATGTATATGGCGAAGATCCCACGGTGAACCGGCTGGAGCAGACCATGGCTGCGGTCACGGGCATGGCAGACGGCCTGTTCTGCGCGTCCGGTACCCAGACCAACCTGGTGGCTCTGCTCAGCCATTGCCAGCGCGGAGAAGAATACATCGTGGGCCAGACGGCCCATACATACAAATACGAGGCCGGCGGGGGGGCGGTTTTAGGCAGCATCCAGCCCCAGCCCCTGGATTTTGAAACAGACGGGACCCTGGATCTGGCCAAAGTGGAACGCTTCATCAAGCCGGATGATTTTCATTTTGCCCGAACCCGGCTGTTCTGCCTGGAAAACACCCAGGCCGGCAAAGTGCTGCCCATGGATTATCTCAAAGATGCCCGGAAACTGGCGGACCGCCATGGCTTGGGCTTTCACCTGGACGGGGCCCGGGTGTTCAATGCCGCAGTCAAGCTGGGCGTGAATGTCACAGCCATCACCACGCTGTTTGATTCCGTGTCCTGCTGTCTGTCCAAAGGCCTGGGAACGCCCGTGGGATCGGTGCTGTGCGGTTCCAGGGAATTCATCGCCCGGGCCCGGCGGTGGCGGAAAATGGTGGGGGGCGGCATGCGCCAGGCCGGGATTCTGGCGGCAGCCGGCCTGTATGCCCTGTCTCACAACATTGACCGGCTGACGGATGATCATGCCAATGCGGCCCGCCTTGCAGCGGGTTTATCCGGCATCAAGGCCATTCATATTGATATGGATGCGGTGCAGACCAATATGGTTCACGCCCGTATCGATGCAGACATGACGGCTCTGGTGCAGCACCTGGCCGGTCAGGGGATCCGCATCAGCCCGGGCAACCCCGTGCGCCTGGTGACGCATTTGAACATTGATGCCGCTGATATCGATCGGGTCGTGGCAGGGTTTCGGTCTTTTTTCTAAAAAAATCTGCTAAGACAGACTGACTTCAATGGGTCAGGATTTTGCTGATGAAATCTGCAGCCCGGTGGGTCTGGGGGTTGTCAAAGAATTCGTCGGGTTTGCCGGTTTCCACGATT
This region includes:
- a CDS encoding transporter substrate-binding domain-containing protein; protein product: MKNPFTSPRSAVASGILIFSFLWVFFNLTVPDSRAESSGPMVISAAEIDYPPFSIVDETGRAYGFSVELMRTALAAMNRSVTFKSGPWHQVRTWLETGEVDALPLVGRTREREALFDFTFPYMSLSGAIVVRKGTTGIQRLNDLKGRQVAVMKGDNAEEFLRREDRGIDIITRPSFDIALQELAAGQYDAVFIQRLVAIRLIQESSISGLEISRHPVEEFRQDFCFAVQEGDKDMLALLNEGLALVMADGTFRRLHAKWFAALQLPVDRPVIIGGDHNYPPFEFINDDGVPDGYMVELTRAIAREMNMDIQIRLKPWADTVLALETGEIDAIQGMFYSVERDQTLDFSPSHMMSHYVGVVADNQAAPPETPAELADLSLVVQQGDVILEFLANHDLMSRVTMLENLDDVLQAVSEKRFDCALVPRIGALHMIEKKGWTHLRLSRQYFFVGEYSYAVKDGNQALLAQLNEGLNILNQTGEYRRIHDKWLGMFEKEPLPLERIIHYLAMVTIPLMLILLGMFLWSRALRREVARKTRELQDSADRFKYVFDSANVGKSFTYLDGRINANQTFADFLGYTREELQSKTWQELTPAEDIERIQNILDGVISGKNQAVRFEKQYIHKTGALVWADVSAVIRFDSQGRPLYFVATIVDITQRKKAQQHIQHLNQVLRAIRDINQLIVRERDRDILIREGCRLLVAHRGYPSAMIVLTDENNIPVSWAMDGKMEDSKELNELLTQGQLPQCCIEAEASREIVVNHNPKTGCHDCPVSQSCAGPLTVCVPLSHMNEIFGYLNVSSETVIVQGDEEYLLLNEMGQDFAYALSTLKIESERKKGQKALAESEQRFKTFAELAPVGILISDDQENVLYISPKFTEIFGYTLADVPSARQWWSLAYPDPELRKTVQQRWQTAMETAVRTGEEIDPMEYPVTCKDNTVREIKFLAATTGTLTIVVFTDISEEKKQENARENLQAQLNQAQKMESVGRLAGGVAHDFNNMLNVIIGYAELGQMKATPDDPLHADLEEILDAARRSSDIIRQLLAFARKQTIQPKVMDINELIEGTLKMLRRLIGEDITLFWQPGANLRSIYMDATQMDQILANLLVNAKDAIDGVGTVTIETRKVTLDRQYCEVHAGFTPGDFVLLAVSDDGCGMDRHTREKLFEPFFSTKKKGKGTGLGLATVYGIVKQNNGFINVYSEPGTGTIFKIYLPCHDEQIEKRLPDKEMPLPAAQGETLLIVEDEKAILTLAQKVLENQGYQVIAVSDPLDALARIQDHDTDIHLLLTDVVMPNMNGRDLSKQVQAIYPDVKILFMSGYTANTIAHHGILDTGVNFLQKPFSSRDLAIKIRTILDGNGS
- a CDS encoding MFS transporter, whose protein sequence is MTQSRVCLFIGVLLTAVMFAMSQFYRSSVAVISPNLMQEMGLNALDLSRISAAFFYAFALMQIPVGIFLDTVGPKTAMVGLTLVSVSGAVIFALGNSPAWLTFGRVLLGIGMACNFMGSLKLLTLWFKPRQFATLSAMVVSLGTMGNIAAATPLVLLVGLVGWRHSFLIIAGFTLFLTLVFLAVIRERNGSGTMDTADEGDIRPSVSQTLTRAWDLFHRKDYWIISLATFCRYGIYAAVQALWAGPFLIHVLKLPAVTAGNILFLMSIGLIVGCPLCGWLSDSVVGARKTIIIPGMVCMVGLLLGMNRLTPDSGVWITYLVFFSFGLASGSGQVMYAHIKEQVPRANAGLAMTGINFFTMAGVAVFLQGLGHVMTRFFPGASLTLPAFHLAFGVCAACLTGIALLYGLTRETLERKPTR
- the ltaE gene encoding low-specificity L-threonine aldolase, with the protein product MKQIDLRSDTVTRPTQQMLEAMITAQVGDDVYGEDPTVNRLEQTMAAVTGMADGLFCASGTQTNLVALLSHCQRGEEYIVGQTAHTYKYEAGGGAVLGSIQPQPLDFETDGTLDLAKVERFIKPDDFHFARTRLFCLENTQAGKVLPMDYLKDARKLADRHGLGFHLDGARVFNAAVKLGVNVTAITTLFDSVSCCLSKGLGTPVGSVLCGSREFIARARRWRKMVGGGMRQAGILAAAGLYALSHNIDRLTDDHANAARLAAGLSGIKAIHIDMDAVQTNMVHARIDADMTALVQHLAGQGIRISPGNPVRLVTHLNIDAADIDRVVAGFRSFF